In a genomic window of Penaeus vannamei isolate JL-2024 chromosome 10, ASM4276789v1, whole genome shotgun sequence:
- the LOC113828822 gene encoding pyruvate kinase isoform X7 translates to MSKVAPMQLGAADTHTQVDHMAALDIDSKPFSKRLSGIICTIGPVSRSVEMLEKMMEAGMNIARMNFSHGTHEYHSETMMNVRKAAQKYSDKIGHSYPVAIALDTKGPEIRTGLLEGGPSAEIELKEGATIKLTTDASYYEKCSEDVLYLDYVNITKVVKPGNRIFVDDGLISLIAKDVGSDSIDCEVENGGMLGSKKGVNLPGVPVDLPAVSEKDRGDLLLGVKMGVDIVFASFIRDAAGVREIRDVLGEKGKNIKIISKIENHQGCKNIDDIIEEGDGIMIARGDLGIEIPAEKVFVAQKQMIAKCNKVGKPVICATQMLESMVKKPRPTRAEVSDVGNAILDGADCVMLSGETAKGGYPLVCVRTMANIAREAEAAIWHKQLFTELSQQVHLPTDSTHTTAIAAVEASFKAMATAIIVITTTGRSAHLVSKYRPRCPIVAVTRYPQVARQCHLYRGIIPIHYTAERIEDWMNDVNARVDYAVQYGKECGFIKPGDPVVVVTGWQKGAGFTNTMRVLIVP, encoded by the exons ATGTCGAAGGTAGCACCCATGCAACTTGGGGCCGCAGATACCCACACCCAGGTGGACCATATGGCGGCCCTGGATATTGACTCCAAACCATTCTCGAAGCGACTCTCCGGCATCATCTGCACCATTG GACCTGTCTCTCGGTCTGTAGAGATGCTGGAGAAAATGATGGAGGCTGGCATGAACATCGCACGTATGAACTTCTCCCACGGCACCCATGAATACCACAGCGAGACCATGATGAATGTCCGTAAGGCAGCCCAGAAGTATTCCGACAAGATTGGGCATTCTTATCCTGTTGCCATTGCTCTTGACACAAAGGGACCTGAAATTCGTACTGGCCTTTTGGAAGGT GGACCATCAGCTGAAATTGAATTGAAAGAAGGTGCTACAATCAAGTTGACCACAGATGCCAGTTACTATGAAAAGTGCTCAGAAGACGTGCTTTACTTGGACTATGTCAACATTACCAAAGTTGTGAAGCCTGGCAACCGCATCTTTGTTGATGATGGCCTTATCTCTCTTATTGCTAAGGACGTGG GCAGTGATTCCATTGACTGTGAGGTTGAAAATGGAGGTATGCTTGGGAGCAAGAAGGGAGTGAATCTCCCAGGTGTTCCAGTAGACCTTCCTGCAGTCTCTGAGAAGGACCGTGGTGATCTCCTCCTTGGTGTCAAAATGGGAGTAGACATTGTGTTTGCATCCTTCATCCGTGATGCTGCTGGAGTCCGTGAGATCAGAGATGTTCTTG GCGAAAAGGGCAAGAATATCAAAATCATCAGCAAGATTGAGAATCACCAGGGATGCAAGAACATTGATGACATCATTGAAGAGGGAGATGGTATCATGATTGCTCGTGGTGATTTGGGTATTGAGATTCCTGCTGAGAAGGTCTTCGTGGCCCAGAAACAGATGATTGCCAAGTGCAACAAA GTTGGAAAGCCAGTCATTTGTGCTACCCAGATGTTGGAATCCATGGTGAAGAAGCCCCGTCCCACACGTGCTGAAGTGTCTGATGTGGGTAATGCTATCCTTGATGGTGCTGACTGTGTCATGCTGTCTGGTGAAACTGCTAAGGGAGGCTACCCTCTTGTTTGTGTACGAACCATGGCCAACATTGCACGTGAAGCTGAAGCTGCAATTTGGCACAAGCAACTCTTCACTGAGCTGTCTCAGCAG GTCCATCTGCCTACTGACTCAACACACACCACAGCTATTGCTGCTGTTGAAGCTTCATTCAAAGCAATGGccacagctattattgttattaccaccacTGGTCGCTCTGCTCATCTGGTTTCAAAGTACAGGCCTCGCTGCCCAATTGTGGCTGTAACACGATACCCACAGGTGGCCAGACAGTGCCATCTCTACCGTGGCATTATTCCCATCCACTACACTG CTGAACGTATTGAAGACTGGATGAATGACGTCAATGCTCGTGTAGACTATGCTGTTCAGTATGGCAAGGAGTGTGGTTTCATTAAGCCCGGCGACCCAGTTGTTGTGGTGACTGGCTGGCAGAAGGGAGCTGGCTTTACCAATACCATGCGCGTCCT GATTGTGCCTTGA
- the LOC113828822 gene encoding pyruvate kinase isoform X3, whose product MTSGVRLRNLATPLYRTGYTWQGIKFGLGKVIERPLLRVGDFSRGTRGQWKVCRALGLSIPVQLGACEGSSYSLSFFDEWAGIVDKMSKVAPMQLGAADTHTQVDHMAALDIDSKPFSKRLSGIICTIGPVSRSVEMLEKMMEAGMNIARMNFSHGTHEYHSETMMNVRKAAQKYSDKIGHSYPVAIALDTKGPEIRTGLLEGGPSAEIELKEGATIKLTTDASYYEKCSEDVLYLDYVNITKVVKPGNRIFVDDGLISLIAKDVGSDSIDCEVENGGMLGSKKGVNLPGVPVDLPAVSEKDRGDLLLGVKMGVDIVFASFIRDAAGVREIRDVLGEKGKNIKIISKIENHQGCKNIDDIIEEGDGIMIARGDLGIEIPAEKVFVAQKQMIAKCNKVGKPVICATQMLESMVKKPRPTRAEVSDVGNAILDGADCVMLSGETAKGGYPLVCVRTMANIAREAEAAIWHKQLFTELSQQVHLPTDSTHTTAIAAVEASFKAMATAIIVITTTGRSAHLVSKYRPRCPIVAVTRYPQVARQCHLYRGIIPIHYTVPQNAERIEDWMNDVNARVDYAVQYGKECGFIKPGDPVVVVTGWQKGAGFTNTMRVLIVP is encoded by the exons ATGACGAGTGGAGTGCGATTGAGGAATCTGGCTACACCACTGTATCGTACTGGTTATACTTGGCAGGGAATTAAGTTTGGCCTTGGGAAGGTCATTGAAAGACCTCTGCTGCGTGTAGGTGACTTTAGTCGTGGCACTAGAGGACAGTGGAAGGTGTGCAGGGCTTTGGGTCTCTCAATTCCTGTACAGTTGGGTGCCTGTGAGGGTAGTTCATACTCGCTATCATTTTTTGACGAGTGGGCTGGCATTGTAGATAAG ATGTCGAAGGTAGCACCCATGCAACTTGGGGCCGCAGATACCCACACCCAGGTGGACCATATGGCGGCCCTGGATATTGACTCCAAACCATTCTCGAAGCGACTCTCCGGCATCATCTGCACCATTG GACCTGTCTCTCGGTCTGTAGAGATGCTGGAGAAAATGATGGAGGCTGGCATGAACATCGCACGTATGAACTTCTCCCACGGCACCCATGAATACCACAGCGAGACCATGATGAATGTCCGTAAGGCAGCCCAGAAGTATTCCGACAAGATTGGGCATTCTTATCCTGTTGCCATTGCTCTTGACACAAAGGGACCTGAAATTCGTACTGGCCTTTTGGAAGGT GGACCATCAGCTGAAATTGAATTGAAAGAAGGTGCTACAATCAAGTTGACCACAGATGCCAGTTACTATGAAAAGTGCTCAGAAGACGTGCTTTACTTGGACTATGTCAACATTACCAAAGTTGTGAAGCCTGGCAACCGCATCTTTGTTGATGATGGCCTTATCTCTCTTATTGCTAAGGACGTGG GCAGTGATTCCATTGACTGTGAGGTTGAAAATGGAGGTATGCTTGGGAGCAAGAAGGGAGTGAATCTCCCAGGTGTTCCAGTAGACCTTCCTGCAGTCTCTGAGAAGGACCGTGGTGATCTCCTCCTTGGTGTCAAAATGGGAGTAGACATTGTGTTTGCATCCTTCATCCGTGATGCTGCTGGAGTCCGTGAGATCAGAGATGTTCTTG GCGAAAAGGGCAAGAATATCAAAATCATCAGCAAGATTGAGAATCACCAGGGATGCAAGAACATTGATGACATCATTGAAGAGGGAGATGGTATCATGATTGCTCGTGGTGATTTGGGTATTGAGATTCCTGCTGAGAAGGTCTTCGTGGCCCAGAAACAGATGATTGCCAAGTGCAACAAA GTTGGAAAGCCAGTCATTTGTGCTACCCAGATGTTGGAATCCATGGTGAAGAAGCCCCGTCCCACACGTGCTGAAGTGTCTGATGTGGGTAATGCTATCCTTGATGGTGCTGACTGTGTCATGCTGTCTGGTGAAACTGCTAAGGGAGGCTACCCTCTTGTTTGTGTACGAACCATGGCCAACATTGCACGTGAAGCTGAAGCTGCAATTTGGCACAAGCAACTCTTCACTGAGCTGTCTCAGCAG GTCCATCTGCCTACTGACTCAACACACACCACAGCTATTGCTGCTGTTGAAGCTTCATTCAAAGCAATGGccacagctattattgttattaccaccacTGGTCGCTCTGCTCATCTGGTTTCAAAGTACAGGCCTCGCTGCCCAATTGTGGCTGTAACACGATACCCACAGGTGGCCAGACAGTGCCATCTCTACCGTGGCATTATTCCCATCCACTACACTG TGCCTCAGAATG CTGAACGTATTGAAGACTGGATGAATGACGTCAATGCTCGTGTAGACTATGCTGTTCAGTATGGCAAGGAGTGTGGTTTCATTAAGCCCGGCGACCCAGTTGTTGTGGTGACTGGCTGGCAGAAGGGAGCTGGCTTTACCAATACCATGCGCGTCCT GATTGTGCCTTGA
- the LOC113828822 gene encoding pyruvate kinase isoform X4, producing MTSGVRLRNLATPLYRTGYTWQGIKFGLGKVIERPLLRVGDFSRGTRGQWKVCRALGLSIPVQLGACEGSSYSLSFFDEWAGIVDKMSKVAPMQLGAADTHTQVDHMAALDIDSKPFSKRLSGIICTIGPVSRSVEMLEKMMEAGMNIARMNFSHGTHEYHSETMMNVRKAAQKYSDKIGHSYPVAIALDTKGPEIRTGLLEGGPSAEIELKEGATIKLTTDASYYEKCSEDVLYLDYVNITKVVKPGNRIFVDDGLISLIAKDVGSDSIDCEVENGGMLGSKKGVNLPGVPVDLPAVSEKDRGDLLLGVKMGVDIVFASFIRDAAGVREIRDVLGEKGKNIKIISKIENHQGCKNIDDIIEEGDGIMIARGDLGIEIPAEKVFVAQKQMIAKCNKVGKPVICATQMLESMVKKPRPTRAEVSDVGNAILDGADCVMLSGETAKGGYPLVCVRTMANIAREAEAAIWHKQLFTELSQQVHLPTDSTHTTAIAAVEASFKAMATAIIVITTTGRSAHLVSKYRPRCPIVAVTRYPQVARQCHLYRGIIPIHYTAERIEDWMNDVNARVDYAVQYGKECGFIKPGDPVVVVTGWQKGAGFTNTMRVLIVP from the exons ATGACGAGTGGAGTGCGATTGAGGAATCTGGCTACACCACTGTATCGTACTGGTTATACTTGGCAGGGAATTAAGTTTGGCCTTGGGAAGGTCATTGAAAGACCTCTGCTGCGTGTAGGTGACTTTAGTCGTGGCACTAGAGGACAGTGGAAGGTGTGCAGGGCTTTGGGTCTCTCAATTCCTGTACAGTTGGGTGCCTGTGAGGGTAGTTCATACTCGCTATCATTTTTTGACGAGTGGGCTGGCATTGTAGATAAG ATGTCGAAGGTAGCACCCATGCAACTTGGGGCCGCAGATACCCACACCCAGGTGGACCATATGGCGGCCCTGGATATTGACTCCAAACCATTCTCGAAGCGACTCTCCGGCATCATCTGCACCATTG GACCTGTCTCTCGGTCTGTAGAGATGCTGGAGAAAATGATGGAGGCTGGCATGAACATCGCACGTATGAACTTCTCCCACGGCACCCATGAATACCACAGCGAGACCATGATGAATGTCCGTAAGGCAGCCCAGAAGTATTCCGACAAGATTGGGCATTCTTATCCTGTTGCCATTGCTCTTGACACAAAGGGACCTGAAATTCGTACTGGCCTTTTGGAAGGT GGACCATCAGCTGAAATTGAATTGAAAGAAGGTGCTACAATCAAGTTGACCACAGATGCCAGTTACTATGAAAAGTGCTCAGAAGACGTGCTTTACTTGGACTATGTCAACATTACCAAAGTTGTGAAGCCTGGCAACCGCATCTTTGTTGATGATGGCCTTATCTCTCTTATTGCTAAGGACGTGG GCAGTGATTCCATTGACTGTGAGGTTGAAAATGGAGGTATGCTTGGGAGCAAGAAGGGAGTGAATCTCCCAGGTGTTCCAGTAGACCTTCCTGCAGTCTCTGAGAAGGACCGTGGTGATCTCCTCCTTGGTGTCAAAATGGGAGTAGACATTGTGTTTGCATCCTTCATCCGTGATGCTGCTGGAGTCCGTGAGATCAGAGATGTTCTTG GCGAAAAGGGCAAGAATATCAAAATCATCAGCAAGATTGAGAATCACCAGGGATGCAAGAACATTGATGACATCATTGAAGAGGGAGATGGTATCATGATTGCTCGTGGTGATTTGGGTATTGAGATTCCTGCTGAGAAGGTCTTCGTGGCCCAGAAACAGATGATTGCCAAGTGCAACAAA GTTGGAAAGCCAGTCATTTGTGCTACCCAGATGTTGGAATCCATGGTGAAGAAGCCCCGTCCCACACGTGCTGAAGTGTCTGATGTGGGTAATGCTATCCTTGATGGTGCTGACTGTGTCATGCTGTCTGGTGAAACTGCTAAGGGAGGCTACCCTCTTGTTTGTGTACGAACCATGGCCAACATTGCACGTGAAGCTGAAGCTGCAATTTGGCACAAGCAACTCTTCACTGAGCTGTCTCAGCAG GTCCATCTGCCTACTGACTCAACACACACCACAGCTATTGCTGCTGTTGAAGCTTCATTCAAAGCAATGGccacagctattattgttattaccaccacTGGTCGCTCTGCTCATCTGGTTTCAAAGTACAGGCCTCGCTGCCCAATTGTGGCTGTAACACGATACCCACAGGTGGCCAGACAGTGCCATCTCTACCGTGGCATTATTCCCATCCACTACACTG CTGAACGTATTGAAGACTGGATGAATGACGTCAATGCTCGTGTAGACTATGCTGTTCAGTATGGCAAGGAGTGTGGTTTCATTAAGCCCGGCGACCCAGTTGTTGTGGTGACTGGCTGGCAGAAGGGAGCTGGCTTTACCAATACCATGCGCGTCCT GATTGTGCCTTGA
- the LOC113828822 gene encoding pyruvate kinase isoform X1, which produces MTSGVRLRNLATPLYRTGYTWQGIKFGLGKVIERPLLRVGDFSRGTRGQWKVCRALGLSIPVQLGACEGSSYSLSFFDEWAGIVDKMSKVAPMQLGAADTHTQVDHMAALDIDSKPFSKRLSGIICTIGPVSRSVEMLEKMMEAGMNIARMNFSHGTHEYHSETMMNVRKAAQKYSDKIGHSYPVAIALDTKGPEIRTGLLEGGPSAEIELKEGATIKLTTDASYYEKCSEDVLYLDYVNITKVVKPGNRIFVDDGLISLIAKDVGSDSIDCEVENGGMLGSKKGVNLPGVPVDLPAVSEKDRGDLLLGVKMGVDIVFASFIRDAAGVREIRDVLGEKGKNIKIISKIENHQGCKNIDDIIEEGDGIMIARGDLGIEIPAEKVFVAQKQMIAKCNKVGKPVICATQMLESMVKKPRPTRAEVSDVGNAILDGADCVMLSGETAKGGYPLVCVRTMANIAREAEAAIWHKQLFTELSQQVHLPTDSTHTTAIAAVEASFKAMATAIIVITTTGRSAHLVSKYRPRCPIVAVTRYPQVARQCHLYRGIIPIHYTVPQNAERIEDWMNDVNARVDYAVQYGKECGFIKPGDPVVVVTGWQKGAGFTNTMRVLVVPSTGPTASIVKLGAHSSVKSGPVKSGPQASGEHQRTGKAQPDIPWPSFLAHMGPYHLCAAAVANKI; this is translated from the exons ATGACGAGTGGAGTGCGATTGAGGAATCTGGCTACACCACTGTATCGTACTGGTTATACTTGGCAGGGAATTAAGTTTGGCCTTGGGAAGGTCATTGAAAGACCTCTGCTGCGTGTAGGTGACTTTAGTCGTGGCACTAGAGGACAGTGGAAGGTGTGCAGGGCTTTGGGTCTCTCAATTCCTGTACAGTTGGGTGCCTGTGAGGGTAGTTCATACTCGCTATCATTTTTTGACGAGTGGGCTGGCATTGTAGATAAG ATGTCGAAGGTAGCACCCATGCAACTTGGGGCCGCAGATACCCACACCCAGGTGGACCATATGGCGGCCCTGGATATTGACTCCAAACCATTCTCGAAGCGACTCTCCGGCATCATCTGCACCATTG GACCTGTCTCTCGGTCTGTAGAGATGCTGGAGAAAATGATGGAGGCTGGCATGAACATCGCACGTATGAACTTCTCCCACGGCACCCATGAATACCACAGCGAGACCATGATGAATGTCCGTAAGGCAGCCCAGAAGTATTCCGACAAGATTGGGCATTCTTATCCTGTTGCCATTGCTCTTGACACAAAGGGACCTGAAATTCGTACTGGCCTTTTGGAAGGT GGACCATCAGCTGAAATTGAATTGAAAGAAGGTGCTACAATCAAGTTGACCACAGATGCCAGTTACTATGAAAAGTGCTCAGAAGACGTGCTTTACTTGGACTATGTCAACATTACCAAAGTTGTGAAGCCTGGCAACCGCATCTTTGTTGATGATGGCCTTATCTCTCTTATTGCTAAGGACGTGG GCAGTGATTCCATTGACTGTGAGGTTGAAAATGGAGGTATGCTTGGGAGCAAGAAGGGAGTGAATCTCCCAGGTGTTCCAGTAGACCTTCCTGCAGTCTCTGAGAAGGACCGTGGTGATCTCCTCCTTGGTGTCAAAATGGGAGTAGACATTGTGTTTGCATCCTTCATCCGTGATGCTGCTGGAGTCCGTGAGATCAGAGATGTTCTTG GCGAAAAGGGCAAGAATATCAAAATCATCAGCAAGATTGAGAATCACCAGGGATGCAAGAACATTGATGACATCATTGAAGAGGGAGATGGTATCATGATTGCTCGTGGTGATTTGGGTATTGAGATTCCTGCTGAGAAGGTCTTCGTGGCCCAGAAACAGATGATTGCCAAGTGCAACAAA GTTGGAAAGCCAGTCATTTGTGCTACCCAGATGTTGGAATCCATGGTGAAGAAGCCCCGTCCCACACGTGCTGAAGTGTCTGATGTGGGTAATGCTATCCTTGATGGTGCTGACTGTGTCATGCTGTCTGGTGAAACTGCTAAGGGAGGCTACCCTCTTGTTTGTGTACGAACCATGGCCAACATTGCACGTGAAGCTGAAGCTGCAATTTGGCACAAGCAACTCTTCACTGAGCTGTCTCAGCAG GTCCATCTGCCTACTGACTCAACACACACCACAGCTATTGCTGCTGTTGAAGCTTCATTCAAAGCAATGGccacagctattattgttattaccaccacTGGTCGCTCTGCTCATCTGGTTTCAAAGTACAGGCCTCGCTGCCCAATTGTGGCTGTAACACGATACCCACAGGTGGCCAGACAGTGCCATCTCTACCGTGGCATTATTCCCATCCACTACACTG TGCCTCAGAATG CTGAACGTATTGAAGACTGGATGAATGACGTCAATGCTCGTGTAGACTATGCTGTTCAGTATGGCAAGGAGTGTGGTTTCATTAAGCCCGGCGACCCAGTTGTTGTGGTGACTGGCTGGCAGAAGGGAGCTGGCTTTACCAATACCATGCGCGTCCT CGTTGTACCTTCAACTGGCCCAACAGCCTCCATTGTGAAACTAGGAGCACACTCATCTGTTAAGTCAGGCCCTGTTAAGTCAGGCCCTCAAGCCAGTGGAGAGCACCAGAGAACTGGAAAGGCTCAGCCAGATATTCCATGGCCGAGTTTCCTTGCGCACATGGGTCCTTACCACCTATGTGCTGCAGCAGTTGCTAACAAGATTTAA
- the LOC113828822 gene encoding pyruvate kinase isoform X6, protein MSKVAPMQLGAADTHTQVDHMAALDIDSKPFSKRLSGIICTIGPVSRSVEMLEKMMEAGMNIARMNFSHGTHEYHSETMMNVRKAAQKYSDKIGHSYPVAIALDTKGPEIRTGLLEGGPSAEIELKEGATIKLTTDASYYEKCSEDVLYLDYVNITKVVKPGNRIFVDDGLISLIAKDVGSDSIDCEVENGGMLGSKKGVNLPGVPVDLPAVSEKDRGDLLLGVKMGVDIVFASFIRDAAGVREIRDVLGEKGKNIKIISKIENHQGCKNIDDIIEEGDGIMIARGDLGIEIPAEKVFVAQKQMIAKCNKVGKPVICATQMLESMVKKPRPTRAEVSDVGNAILDGADCVMLSGETAKGGYPLVCVRTMANIAREAEAAIWHKQLFTELSQQVHLPTDSTHTTAIAAVEASFKAMATAIIVITTTGRSAHLVSKYRPRCPIVAVTRYPQVARQCHLYRGIIPIHYTAERIEDWMNDVNARVDYAVQYGKECGFIKPGDPVVVVTGWQKGAGFTNTMRVLVVPSTGPTASIVKLGAHSSVKSGPVKSGPQASGEHQRTGKAQPDIPWPSFLAHMGPYHLCAAAVANKI, encoded by the exons ATGTCGAAGGTAGCACCCATGCAACTTGGGGCCGCAGATACCCACACCCAGGTGGACCATATGGCGGCCCTGGATATTGACTCCAAACCATTCTCGAAGCGACTCTCCGGCATCATCTGCACCATTG GACCTGTCTCTCGGTCTGTAGAGATGCTGGAGAAAATGATGGAGGCTGGCATGAACATCGCACGTATGAACTTCTCCCACGGCACCCATGAATACCACAGCGAGACCATGATGAATGTCCGTAAGGCAGCCCAGAAGTATTCCGACAAGATTGGGCATTCTTATCCTGTTGCCATTGCTCTTGACACAAAGGGACCTGAAATTCGTACTGGCCTTTTGGAAGGT GGACCATCAGCTGAAATTGAATTGAAAGAAGGTGCTACAATCAAGTTGACCACAGATGCCAGTTACTATGAAAAGTGCTCAGAAGACGTGCTTTACTTGGACTATGTCAACATTACCAAAGTTGTGAAGCCTGGCAACCGCATCTTTGTTGATGATGGCCTTATCTCTCTTATTGCTAAGGACGTGG GCAGTGATTCCATTGACTGTGAGGTTGAAAATGGAGGTATGCTTGGGAGCAAGAAGGGAGTGAATCTCCCAGGTGTTCCAGTAGACCTTCCTGCAGTCTCTGAGAAGGACCGTGGTGATCTCCTCCTTGGTGTCAAAATGGGAGTAGACATTGTGTTTGCATCCTTCATCCGTGATGCTGCTGGAGTCCGTGAGATCAGAGATGTTCTTG GCGAAAAGGGCAAGAATATCAAAATCATCAGCAAGATTGAGAATCACCAGGGATGCAAGAACATTGATGACATCATTGAAGAGGGAGATGGTATCATGATTGCTCGTGGTGATTTGGGTATTGAGATTCCTGCTGAGAAGGTCTTCGTGGCCCAGAAACAGATGATTGCCAAGTGCAACAAA GTTGGAAAGCCAGTCATTTGTGCTACCCAGATGTTGGAATCCATGGTGAAGAAGCCCCGTCCCACACGTGCTGAAGTGTCTGATGTGGGTAATGCTATCCTTGATGGTGCTGACTGTGTCATGCTGTCTGGTGAAACTGCTAAGGGAGGCTACCCTCTTGTTTGTGTACGAACCATGGCCAACATTGCACGTGAAGCTGAAGCTGCAATTTGGCACAAGCAACTCTTCACTGAGCTGTCTCAGCAG GTCCATCTGCCTACTGACTCAACACACACCACAGCTATTGCTGCTGTTGAAGCTTCATTCAAAGCAATGGccacagctattattgttattaccaccacTGGTCGCTCTGCTCATCTGGTTTCAAAGTACAGGCCTCGCTGCCCAATTGTGGCTGTAACACGATACCCACAGGTGGCCAGACAGTGCCATCTCTACCGTGGCATTATTCCCATCCACTACACTG CTGAACGTATTGAAGACTGGATGAATGACGTCAATGCTCGTGTAGACTATGCTGTTCAGTATGGCAAGGAGTGTGGTTTCATTAAGCCCGGCGACCCAGTTGTTGTGGTGACTGGCTGGCAGAAGGGAGCTGGCTTTACCAATACCATGCGCGTCCT CGTTGTACCTTCAACTGGCCCAACAGCCTCCATTGTGAAACTAGGAGCACACTCATCTGTTAAGTCAGGCCCTGTTAAGTCAGGCCCTCAAGCCAGTGGAGAGCACCAGAGAACTGGAAAGGCTCAGCCAGATATTCCATGGCCGAGTTTCCTTGCGCACATGGGTCCTTACCACCTATGTGCTGCAGCAGTTGCTAACAAGATTTAA
- the LOC113828822 gene encoding pyruvate kinase isoform X5, whose protein sequence is MSKVAPMQLGAADTHTQVDHMAALDIDSKPFSKRLSGIICTIGPVSRSVEMLEKMMEAGMNIARMNFSHGTHEYHSETMMNVRKAAQKYSDKIGHSYPVAIALDTKGPEIRTGLLEGGPSAEIELKEGATIKLTTDASYYEKCSEDVLYLDYVNITKVVKPGNRIFVDDGLISLIAKDVGSDSIDCEVENGGMLGSKKGVNLPGVPVDLPAVSEKDRGDLLLGVKMGVDIVFASFIRDAAGVREIRDVLGEKGKNIKIISKIENHQGCKNIDDIIEEGDGIMIARGDLGIEIPAEKVFVAQKQMIAKCNKVGKPVICATQMLESMVKKPRPTRAEVSDVGNAILDGADCVMLSGETAKGGYPLVCVRTMANIAREAEAAIWHKQLFTELSQQVHLPTDSTHTTAIAAVEASFKAMATAIIVITTTGRSAHLVSKYRPRCPIVAVTRYPQVARQCHLYRGIIPIHYTVPQNAERIEDWMNDVNARVDYAVQYGKECGFIKPGDPVVVVTGWQKGAGFTNTMRVLVVPSTGPTASIVKLGAHSSVKSGPVKSGPQASGEHQRTGKAQPDIPWPSFLAHMGPYHLCAAAVANKI, encoded by the exons ATGTCGAAGGTAGCACCCATGCAACTTGGGGCCGCAGATACCCACACCCAGGTGGACCATATGGCGGCCCTGGATATTGACTCCAAACCATTCTCGAAGCGACTCTCCGGCATCATCTGCACCATTG GACCTGTCTCTCGGTCTGTAGAGATGCTGGAGAAAATGATGGAGGCTGGCATGAACATCGCACGTATGAACTTCTCCCACGGCACCCATGAATACCACAGCGAGACCATGATGAATGTCCGTAAGGCAGCCCAGAAGTATTCCGACAAGATTGGGCATTCTTATCCTGTTGCCATTGCTCTTGACACAAAGGGACCTGAAATTCGTACTGGCCTTTTGGAAGGT GGACCATCAGCTGAAATTGAATTGAAAGAAGGTGCTACAATCAAGTTGACCACAGATGCCAGTTACTATGAAAAGTGCTCAGAAGACGTGCTTTACTTGGACTATGTCAACATTACCAAAGTTGTGAAGCCTGGCAACCGCATCTTTGTTGATGATGGCCTTATCTCTCTTATTGCTAAGGACGTGG GCAGTGATTCCATTGACTGTGAGGTTGAAAATGGAGGTATGCTTGGGAGCAAGAAGGGAGTGAATCTCCCAGGTGTTCCAGTAGACCTTCCTGCAGTCTCTGAGAAGGACCGTGGTGATCTCCTCCTTGGTGTCAAAATGGGAGTAGACATTGTGTTTGCATCCTTCATCCGTGATGCTGCTGGAGTCCGTGAGATCAGAGATGTTCTTG GCGAAAAGGGCAAGAATATCAAAATCATCAGCAAGATTGAGAATCACCAGGGATGCAAGAACATTGATGACATCATTGAAGAGGGAGATGGTATCATGATTGCTCGTGGTGATTTGGGTATTGAGATTCCTGCTGAGAAGGTCTTCGTGGCCCAGAAACAGATGATTGCCAAGTGCAACAAA GTTGGAAAGCCAGTCATTTGTGCTACCCAGATGTTGGAATCCATGGTGAAGAAGCCCCGTCCCACACGTGCTGAAGTGTCTGATGTGGGTAATGCTATCCTTGATGGTGCTGACTGTGTCATGCTGTCTGGTGAAACTGCTAAGGGAGGCTACCCTCTTGTTTGTGTACGAACCATGGCCAACATTGCACGTGAAGCTGAAGCTGCAATTTGGCACAAGCAACTCTTCACTGAGCTGTCTCAGCAG GTCCATCTGCCTACTGACTCAACACACACCACAGCTATTGCTGCTGTTGAAGCTTCATTCAAAGCAATGGccacagctattattgttattaccaccacTGGTCGCTCTGCTCATCTGGTTTCAAAGTACAGGCCTCGCTGCCCAATTGTGGCTGTAACACGATACCCACAGGTGGCCAGACAGTGCCATCTCTACCGTGGCATTATTCCCATCCACTACACTG TGCCTCAGAATG CTGAACGTATTGAAGACTGGATGAATGACGTCAATGCTCGTGTAGACTATGCTGTTCAGTATGGCAAGGAGTGTGGTTTCATTAAGCCCGGCGACCCAGTTGTTGTGGTGACTGGCTGGCAGAAGGGAGCTGGCTTTACCAATACCATGCGCGTCCT CGTTGTACCTTCAACTGGCCCAACAGCCTCCATTGTGAAACTAGGAGCACACTCATCTGTTAAGTCAGGCCCTGTTAAGTCAGGCCCTCAAGCCAGTGGAGAGCACCAGAGAACTGGAAAGGCTCAGCCAGATATTCCATGGCCGAGTTTCCTTGCGCACATGGGTCCTTACCACCTATGTGCTGCAGCAGTTGCTAACAAGATTTAA